One genomic window of Polyangium aurulentum includes the following:
- a CDS encoding NAD(P)/FAD-dependent oxidoreductase, with amino-acid sequence MSGEVIEAEVAILGAGPAGTAAALRLGQLGVKGAVIVDKADFPRDKTCGSGISPRGIEVLRTLGVWDRIEPESYRINGIRIVTPGGYESYQSAGATVEAVVCQRRVLDHTLLKEAVSLGARFVPDFTASSLIEEGGRVRGFVAKDGRTVRARYTVIAGGTHLRLGVSPRPRRLVQAIMGWWDGVPFRPNVLEMVFDRSIAPYYGWLFPESDERVNIGITYWDPGHEKNARSLFQNFLDKHYGQRLAGARQVGGWKGHPVAHAFRIESLWGPGRVIVGEAGLMTHPSTAEGIYQAMYSGMRAAEAIADIVASRLREDDAFTRYERGCQKRFLPSFLAGGAMLGLVQTPVFEWLVRAGDSPMVKSAASKLLATV; translated from the coding sequence GTGAGCGGCGAGGTCATCGAGGCCGAGGTCGCGATCCTCGGCGCCGGACCTGCGGGGACGGCGGCGGCGCTGCGCCTCGGCCAGCTCGGCGTGAAGGGCGCGGTCATCGTCGACAAGGCCGATTTCCCGCGCGACAAGACCTGCGGGAGCGGCATCTCGCCGCGCGGCATCGAGGTCCTGCGCACGCTCGGCGTCTGGGACCGGATCGAGCCCGAATCGTACCGCATCAACGGCATCCGCATCGTGACGCCGGGCGGATACGAGAGCTATCAATCGGCGGGCGCCACCGTCGAGGCCGTGGTCTGCCAGCGGCGGGTGCTCGACCATACCCTGCTGAAAGAGGCCGTGTCCCTCGGCGCGCGCTTCGTCCCCGATTTCACGGCGAGCTCGCTCATCGAAGAGGGCGGGCGCGTTCGCGGGTTCGTCGCGAAGGACGGCCGCACGGTGCGCGCGCGCTACACGGTCATCGCGGGCGGCACGCACCTGCGGCTCGGCGTGTCTCCGCGGCCGCGGCGGCTCGTGCAGGCGATCATGGGCTGGTGGGACGGCGTGCCCTTCCGGCCCAACGTGCTCGAGATGGTCTTCGATCGCTCGATCGCGCCCTATTACGGCTGGCTCTTCCCCGAGTCGGACGAGCGGGTGAACATCGGCATCACCTACTGGGATCCCGGGCACGAGAAGAACGCTCGCTCGCTCTTTCAGAACTTCCTCGACAAACACTACGGCCAGCGCCTCGCAGGCGCGCGGCAGGTGGGCGGCTGGAAGGGTCACCCGGTGGCGCACGCGTTCCGCATCGAATCGCTCTGGGGCCCGGGGCGCGTGATCGTGGGCGAGGCGGGGCTCATGACGCACCCGTCGACGGCCGAGGGCATCTATCAGGCGATGTACTCGGGGATGCGCGCGGCCGAGGCGATCGCCGACATCGTCGCGAGCCGTCTCCGCGAGGACGACGCCTTCACCCGCTACGAGCGCGGCTGTCAAAAGCGGTTCTTGCCGTCGTTCCTGGCGGGCGGCGCGATGCTCGGGCTCGTGCAGACGCCGGTCTTCGAGTGGCTGGTGCGGGCGGGCGACAGCCCCATGGTGAAGTCGGCCGCGAGCAAGCTCCTGGCGACGGTTTGA
- a CDS encoding aromatic ring-hydroxylating oxygenase subunit alpha, with the protein MTPTKNNAPSFEEARNRRQKVRAAGLDPNHWYAVEHDKNIAPGKVVEVKFWKTSVALYRTERGELHAIEDRCAHRQVKLSIGQVAGDRLVCGYHGWAYDGAGKLADVPHELFGRKLPNCKLRTYPLRVRYGLIWIFFGDPERAVEVPMPEIPELEGAEPWPLVTIDNTWSAHHSIIIDNVSDFTHAFLHRKYRPFSDAKLTKLEAAGDKVSLSYDSHIGGGKVTGLFVDRSAVNTNAIDLCYDYPYQWSNTGGSIKHFLSLLPIDERTTRAFFLFYFRSFKVPFLPVTIPRRITEPLLEAAKLLHIGPLLDQDGWACSAEQEGYERHFDAPLMELNPAVDAFQRLTIRKWEEHLAREAQRKPRRAGGLPVVREDEAAPAAEAAEGA; encoded by the coding sequence ATGACGCCGACGAAGAACAATGCTCCCTCCTTCGAGGAGGCCCGTAACCGCCGCCAGAAGGTCCGCGCGGCCGGGCTCGATCCCAATCATTGGTACGCCGTCGAGCACGACAAGAACATCGCGCCCGGCAAGGTCGTCGAGGTCAAGTTCTGGAAGACGTCCGTCGCGCTCTACCGCACGGAGCGGGGCGAGCTGCACGCGATCGAGGACCGCTGCGCGCACCGCCAGGTGAAGCTCTCGATCGGCCAGGTCGCGGGCGACCGGCTCGTGTGCGGCTATCACGGCTGGGCCTACGACGGCGCGGGCAAGCTCGCGGACGTGCCGCACGAGCTGTTCGGCCGCAAGCTGCCGAATTGCAAGCTGCGCACCTATCCCCTGCGCGTGCGCTACGGCCTCATCTGGATCTTCTTCGGCGACCCAGAGCGCGCCGTCGAGGTGCCGATGCCCGAGATCCCCGAGCTCGAGGGCGCCGAGCCCTGGCCGCTCGTCACGATCGATAACACCTGGAGCGCGCACCACTCGATCATCATCGACAACGTCAGCGATTTCACGCACGCGTTCCTGCACCGCAAATACCGCCCGTTCTCCGACGCGAAGCTCACGAAGCTCGAGGCGGCCGGGGACAAGGTCTCGCTCTCGTACGACTCGCACATCGGCGGCGGCAAGGTCACGGGGCTCTTCGTGGACCGCTCGGCCGTGAATACGAACGCGATCGACCTTTGCTACGACTACCCTTACCAGTGGTCGAACACGGGCGGCTCGATCAAGCACTTCCTTTCGCTCCTGCCCATCGACGAGCGCACCACGCGGGCGTTCTTCCTGTTCTATTTCCGCTCGTTCAAGGTGCCCTTCCTGCCGGTCACGATTCCGCGCCGCATCACCGAGCCCCTGCTCGAGGCGGCGAAGCTCCTGCACATCGGGCCGCTGCTCGATCAGGACGGCTGGGCTTGCAGCGCGGAGCAGGAGGGCTACGAGCGCCATTTCGATGCGCCGCTCATGGAGCTGAATCCGGCCGTCGACGCGTTCCAGAGGCTCACGATCCGCAAATGGGAAGAGCACCTCGCGCGCGAGGCGCAGCGCAAGCCCCGGCGCGCGGGCGGGCTGCCCGTGGTGCGCGAGGACGAGGCGGCCCCCGCGGCCGAGGCGGCGGAGGGAGCGTGA
- a CDS encoding phytoene/squalene synthase family protein: MAKPDSYGSHGLDLARQRTPARAASPEGEGAASAHEALAREDRAFNEQVLPLVSRTFALSILSLPTSLREAVGVAYLLCRIVDSIEDARGMPAERRRTLFDHFDALLEDDTADPEVFERATQQGPFDVSDAEKALCRRAGTSFRRFRALPGPQRESIRSRVREMSRGMRSYAARADAEGTIRLRDMADLEQYCYYVAGTVGELLTALFEGEVPSIDEATRKELRVRSVPFGLGLQIVNIVKDVAEDAERGVCYLPTEVLAKHGTSVERILAPEDREKALAALFEVCALGRKHLEAAAEYTLLWPAAGGAEVRTFCAVPLALALATLREVERGTDCLLRGREPKIDRALVAEILAGARRAADADGPLARLFARASSAPGAPPPAAPARSTGPLLRARRPPTPPVPRYTRKPTQDT, encoded by the coding sequence ATGGCCAAACCCGATTCTTACGGTTCCCATGGGCTGGATCTCGCGCGGCAACGCACGCCTGCGCGCGCGGCGAGCCCGGAGGGTGAAGGAGCCGCGTCCGCCCACGAGGCGCTCGCGCGCGAGGATCGCGCCTTCAACGAGCAGGTGTTGCCGCTCGTGTCGCGCACCTTCGCGCTGTCGATCCTCTCCTTGCCCACCTCGCTGCGCGAGGCCGTCGGCGTGGCTTACCTGCTCTGTCGGATCGTCGACAGCATCGAGGACGCGCGCGGGATGCCGGCCGAGCGGCGCCGGACGCTCTTCGACCATTTCGACGCGCTGCTCGAGGACGACACGGCCGATCCCGAGGTATTCGAGCGCGCCACCCAGCAGGGCCCCTTCGACGTGAGCGACGCCGAAAAGGCGCTCTGCCGAAGAGCCGGGACGAGCTTCCGCCGCTTCCGCGCCCTGCCCGGCCCGCAGCGCGAGTCCATCCGATCGCGCGTGCGCGAGATGAGCCGCGGCATGCGCAGCTACGCCGCCCGCGCCGACGCCGAGGGGACCATCCGGCTGCGCGACATGGCCGATCTCGAGCAGTATTGTTATTACGTCGCCGGCACCGTCGGCGAGCTGCTCACCGCGCTCTTCGAGGGCGAGGTCCCGTCGATCGACGAGGCGACCCGCAAGGAGCTGCGCGTGCGCTCGGTTCCCTTCGGGCTCGGCCTGCAGATCGTCAACATCGTCAAAGACGTGGCCGAGGACGCCGAGCGCGGCGTCTGCTACCTGCCCACCGAGGTCCTCGCAAAGCACGGCACGAGCGTCGAGCGGATTCTCGCGCCCGAGGACCGGGAAAAGGCCCTCGCCGCGCTCTTCGAGGTCTGCGCGCTCGGGCGCAAGCACCTCGAGGCCGCCGCCGAATACACGCTCCTCTGGCCGGCCGCAGGCGGCGCCGAGGTCCGCACGTTCTGCGCGGTGCCGCTCGCGCTGGCGCTCGCCACCCTGCGCGAGGTCGAGCGCGGCACGGACTGCCTTTTGCGCGGGCGCGAGCCGAAGATCGACCGCGCCCTCGTCGCCGAGATCCTCGCGGGCGCCCGGCGCGCCGCCGACGCCGATGGGCCTCTCGCCCGCCTGTTCGCGCGCGCGTCGAGCGCTCCCGGCGCACCCCCCCCGGCGGCCCCCGCGCGGTCCACGGGCCCGCTTTTGCGCGCCCGCCGCCCTCCCACGCCGCCCGTCCCCCGCTACACGCGCAAGCCTACCCAAGATACCTGA
- a CDS encoding NAD-dependent epimerase/dehydratase family protein, giving the protein MGSAGTTNRTSGKVLLTGASGHLGANLLRRLLDDGNEVRVLLRRGSDNAAVDGLDVERIYGDLRDPGAVDAAVKGCKRVYHAAAKVSTIMGDAAHKREIYDSNVTGTRHIVESSLHHGVEKVVVTGSFSAVGYDHEHPSRPSDEEMRYYPFEHVMPYEASKTFVEMEVLKGVARGLDACIATSCAIIGPHDYKPSRMGRAICDFANGKLHAYIDGGFEFVSARDIVEGHVLAMEKGKKGEKYIIATEFTTLPEIMTVWQEITGRPKPTLKLPAPLMLAFAELASPLLTRFAPDFPQRLTPGAVRILQLRRRADTSKAQKELGFRPTSMRDAWEDAYDFFARRGAIKAPNPQRVRPTPSPAVARTSTAAVN; this is encoded by the coding sequence ATGGGTTCTGCGGGCACGACAAACCGGACCTCGGGCAAGGTGCTGCTCACGGGCGCGAGCGGGCATCTCGGGGCGAACCTGCTCCGGCGCCTCCTCGACGACGGCAACGAGGTTCGCGTCCTTTTGCGCCGCGGCAGCGACAACGCCGCCGTCGATGGGCTCGACGTCGAGCGCATCTACGGCGACCTGCGCGACCCGGGCGCCGTCGACGCGGCCGTGAAGGGCTGCAAGCGCGTCTACCACGCGGCCGCGAAGGTCTCGACCATCATGGGCGACGCCGCGCACAAGCGCGAGATCTACGACTCGAACGTCACGGGCACGCGCCACATCGTCGAGAGCAGCCTGCACCACGGCGTCGAGAAGGTCGTCGTCACCGGCAGCTTCAGCGCGGTCGGCTACGACCACGAGCATCCGTCGCGGCCGAGCGACGAGGAGATGCGCTACTACCCGTTCGAGCACGTGATGCCCTACGAGGCGAGCAAGACGTTCGTCGAGATGGAGGTCTTGAAGGGCGTGGCGCGGGGGCTCGACGCGTGCATCGCGACGTCGTGCGCGATCATCGGCCCGCACGACTACAAGCCCTCGCGCATGGGCCGCGCGATCTGCGACTTCGCGAACGGCAAGCTGCACGCGTACATCGACGGCGGCTTCGAGTTCGTCTCGGCACGCGACATCGTCGAGGGCCACGTGCTCGCGATGGAGAAGGGCAAGAAGGGCGAGAAGTACATCATTGCCACCGAGTTCACGACGCTGCCCGAGATCATGACCGTCTGGCAGGAGATCACGGGCCGCCCGAAGCCCACGCTCAAGCTTCCTGCGCCGTTGATGCTCGCGTTCGCCGAGCTCGCGAGCCCCCTGCTCACGCGCTTCGCCCCCGATTTCCCGCAGCGGCTCACGCCGGGCGCCGTGCGCATCCTGCAGCTCCGCCGCCGCGCCGACACGAGCAAGGCGCAAAAGGAGCTCGGATTCCGGCCGACGAGCATGCGCGACGCGTGGGAAGACGCCTACGACTTCTTCGCGCGCCGCGGCGCCATCAAGGCTCCGAACCCGCAGCGCGTCCGCCCGACGCCCTCCCCCGCGGTCGCCCGCACCTCGACCGCGGCCGTGAACTGA
- a CDS encoding aldehyde dehydrogenase family protein: MSMEQTIVCANPATGERLGEVPAMRAPEVRARMARARAAQPSWARTSFSERRRVLRVLLDAILDNADEICRLVASEAGKTLESAMMGEVFPVCEKVRYILDNVERDLSPERVASGLVAHKVATVEFHPLGVIGVITPWNFPFQNILGPTVPALAAGNAVVCKVSEWSSHSAAFVERLFGDVLASRGHSRDLVQIVTGGGEAGEALVRSGVDKIVFTGSVENGRRVLAASAEHLTPVILELGGKDPLIVCDDAHVAQAVEGALAGSFLCAGQMCLAAERVYVMEGVHDAFVEAVVRRASALRQGDPLGGRASVDIGAMTMPRQVDIVEKLVNDALAKGARALVGGKRLAGEKGNFFPPTVLVDVDHGMDIMREETFGPVMAIMRVPNDDDEVVRLANDTSFGLGSTVFSCDPERARRIARRIVAGSTGINDFGLNYLVQGLPFGGVKGSGFGRLNGREGLRAMCNVKSVLEDRFPWLHVPMKIYPVSPGDYERVRAAVNLIYRRFDLAGMKARAAALVDLVRGG; the protein is encoded by the coding sequence ATGAGCATGGAGCAAACCATCGTCTGCGCCAATCCCGCGACGGGCGAGCGGCTCGGCGAGGTGCCGGCCATGCGCGCGCCCGAGGTCCGCGCGCGCATGGCTCGCGCCCGCGCCGCGCAGCCCTCGTGGGCCAGGACCTCGTTCTCCGAGCGCCGCCGCGTGCTGCGCGTGCTGCTCGACGCGATCCTCGACAACGCCGACGAGATCTGCCGCCTCGTCGCCTCCGAGGCGGGCAAGACGCTCGAGAGCGCGATGATGGGCGAGGTCTTCCCCGTCTGCGAGAAGGTGCGTTACATCCTCGACAACGTCGAGCGCGATCTATCTCCCGAGCGCGTCGCCTCGGGGCTCGTCGCGCACAAGGTCGCGACGGTCGAGTTTCACCCGCTCGGGGTGATCGGCGTCATCACGCCCTGGAACTTCCCCTTCCAGAACATCCTCGGCCCCACGGTCCCGGCGCTCGCGGCGGGCAATGCGGTCGTCTGCAAGGTCTCGGAGTGGTCGAGCCACTCGGCCGCGTTCGTCGAGCGCCTCTTCGGCGATGTCCTCGCCTCCCGCGGGCATTCGCGCGATCTCGTTCAAATCGTGACCGGCGGCGGCGAGGCGGGCGAGGCGCTCGTGCGCTCGGGCGTGGACAAGATCGTCTTCACCGGCTCGGTCGAGAATGGCAGGCGCGTGCTCGCGGCGAGCGCCGAGCATCTCACGCCGGTGATCCTGGAGCTCGGGGGCAAGGACCCGCTCATCGTATGCGACGACGCGCACGTGGCGCAGGCGGTGGAGGGCGCGCTCGCGGGCAGCTTTCTATGCGCGGGGCAGATGTGCCTCGCCGCCGAGCGCGTGTACGTGATGGAGGGCGTTCACGACGCGTTCGTCGAGGCCGTGGTCCGCCGCGCGAGCGCCCTTCGGCAGGGCGATCCGCTCGGTGGCCGCGCGTCCGTCGATATCGGCGCGATGACCATGCCGCGCCAGGTCGACATCGTCGAGAAGCTCGTGAACGACGCGCTCGCGAAGGGCGCGCGCGCGCTCGTCGGCGGCAAGCGGCTCGCGGGCGAGAAGGGCAATTTCTTCCCGCCCACCGTGCTCGTCGACGTCGACCACGGCATGGACATAATGCGCGAGGAGACGTTTGGCCCGGTGATGGCGATCATGCGCGTGCCGAACGACGACGACGAGGTCGTGCGCCTCGCCAACGACACCTCCTTCGGCCTCGGCTCCACGGTCTTCTCGTGCGATCCCGAGCGCGCCCGCCGGATCGCGCGGCGCATCGTGGCCGGCTCGACGGGCATCAACGATTTCGGCCTCAACTATCTCGTGCAGGGGCTGCCCTTCGGCGGCGTGAAGGGCTCGGGGTTTGGCAGGCTGAACGGGCGCGAGGGGCTTCGGGCGATGTGCAACGTCAAATCGGTCCTCGAGGATCGCTTCCCGTGGCTGCACGTGCCGATGAAGATCTACCCCGTCTCGCCGGGCGACTACGAGCGGGTGCGCGCCGCGGTGAACCTGATTTACCGCCGCTTCGACCTCGCAGGGATGAAGGCGCGCGCGGCGGCCCTCGTGGACCTCGTGCGGGGCGGGTGA
- a CDS encoding ERG2 family protein, which produces MAYIFDPDSLQALVREAAALEEPIRGKIAFLRKRLEESHPGHVRHEDEWIFNFAGGAKGNMTILHASLTEYVIVFGTPFGTTGFSGRYSTNDYFMILEGEHWVYEEDEVAHHVRKPGDVQHTRPGTAHIYKMPGHCYALEYARGFIPSMLPFGLADSLTSTLDLRSFGRTAHLYTRSFVGELLRGKI; this is translated from the coding sequence ATGGCCTACATCTTCGACCCCGATTCCCTGCAAGCGCTCGTGCGCGAGGCCGCCGCGCTCGAGGAGCCCATCCGCGGCAAGATCGCCTTTCTCCGCAAGCGCCTCGAAGAATCGCACCCGGGGCACGTGCGCCACGAGGACGAGTGGATCTTCAACTTCGCCGGAGGCGCGAAGGGGAACATGACGATCCTGCACGCCTCGCTCACCGAGTACGTCATCGTCTTCGGCACGCCCTTCGGCACCACGGGTTTCTCCGGGCGATACTCGACCAACGATTACTTCATGATCCTCGAGGGCGAGCACTGGGTCTACGAGGAGGACGAGGTCGCGCACCACGTGCGCAAGCCCGGCGACGTGCAGCACACGCGCCCTGGCACGGCGCACATCTACAAGATGCCCGGCCACTGCTATGCGCTCGAATACGCGCGCGGCTTCATCCCCTCGATGCTCCCCTTCGGCCTCGCCGATTCGCTGACGAGCACGCTCGATCTGCGCTCGTTCGGGCGCACCGCGCACCTCTACACGCGGTCGTTCGTCGGGGAGCTTCTGCGCGGCAAGATCTGA
- a CDS encoding cytochrome P450, with protein MRETTSYEGKKLPPMLGHSRGYVPLLKHALALKLWPLGLLGDGRKKHGEVFGLDLAGQKTAVFSGPAANEAYFRAPDDQFSAREVYKFMVPVFGKGVVYDCSPEIMSEQLSFLLPALKEQRLRTYVGYFNEELDRYFAGWGDEGTADIYTSTNEVTTFVAGRCLLGKDFRDNMSAEFAALYHDLQAGINLFAFYAPHLPLPAFRKRDRAREEIVRLVSRMMAERRKSGKTEEDFTQTLMEAHYKSGSALPDSEIAGLILAALFGGQHTSAVLSAWAIIEALRHPYLLGPLLAEQESVLGGRRTFAIEDIRTMPVLERLVLETERHHPPLIMLMRKVLRDFHYKDFVVPAGWLAMASPGLSHMLPDTFDRPERFDPERFAPPREEHKKANYTMITFGGGKHRCVGMAFGLLQVRSVVAYILRHFDLELVSRSPSPDYSGFVVGPTQPCLVRYRRRKQAQIAVPNDRSSAKAEGISA; from the coding sequence TTGCGCGAGACGACGTCGTACGAGGGCAAAAAGCTGCCGCCGATGCTCGGCCATAGCCGCGGATACGTCCCGCTGCTCAAGCATGCCCTGGCCCTGAAGCTGTGGCCGCTCGGGCTCCTGGGGGATGGGCGCAAGAAGCACGGGGAGGTGTTCGGGCTCGATCTCGCCGGGCAGAAGACGGCCGTCTTCTCCGGCCCCGCGGCGAACGAGGCGTATTTCCGCGCGCCGGACGATCAGTTCAGCGCCCGCGAGGTGTACAAATTCATGGTGCCTGTCTTCGGCAAGGGCGTCGTCTACGACTGCTCGCCGGAGATCATGAGCGAGCAGCTCTCTTTCCTCCTGCCGGCGCTCAAAGAGCAACGGCTGCGCACCTACGTCGGCTATTTCAACGAGGAGCTCGACCGCTATTTCGCGGGCTGGGGCGACGAGGGCACGGCCGACATCTACACCTCGACCAACGAGGTCACCACCTTCGTCGCGGGCCGCTGCCTCCTCGGCAAGGATTTCCGCGACAACATGTCGGCCGAGTTCGCGGCGCTCTATCACGACCTCCAGGCCGGCATCAACCTCTTCGCCTTCTACGCGCCGCACCTGCCGCTGCCCGCATTCCGCAAGCGCGACCGCGCGCGCGAGGAGATCGTGCGGCTCGTCTCGCGCATGATGGCCGAGCGCCGAAAGAGCGGCAAAACCGAGGAGGACTTCACGCAGACGCTCATGGAGGCCCATTACAAGAGCGGCAGCGCCCTCCCGGACAGCGAGATCGCGGGGTTGATCCTCGCCGCCCTCTTCGGCGGGCAGCACACGAGCGCGGTGCTCTCGGCGTGGGCGATCATCGAGGCCCTGCGCCACCCCTATCTGCTCGGCCCGCTGCTCGCGGAGCAGGAGTCGGTGCTCGGCGGCCGGCGCACCTTCGCGATCGAGGACATCCGCACGATGCCCGTGCTCGAGCGCCTCGTCCTCGAGACCGAGCGCCATCACCCGCCGCTCATCATGCTGATGCGCAAGGTGCTACGGGACTTCCATTACAAGGATTTCGTGGTGCCCGCCGGCTGGCTCGCGATGGCCTCGCCGGGCCTGTCGCACATGCTGCCCGACACGTTCGACCGGCCCGAGCGATTCGATCCGGAGCGCTTCGCGCCGCCGCGCGAGGAGCACAAGAAGGCCAATTACACCATGATCACCTTCGGCGGCGGCAAGCACCGCTGCGTCGGCATGGCGTTCGGCCTGCTCCAGGTGCGGTCGGTGGTGGCGTACATCCTGCGCCATTTCGATCTCGAGCTCGTCAGCCGCTCGCCCTCGCCCGATTATTCGGGCTTCGTCGTCGGCCCCACGCAGCCCTGCCTCGTGCGCTACCGGCGCCGCAAGCAGGCCCAGATCGCCGTCCCCAACGACCGCTCCTCTGCCAAGGCCGAGGGGATCTCCGCCTGA
- a CDS encoding CoA transferase, giving the protein METTNVEAMRAAMRRGVHERTSTAAFDLHAHLRGMLAQLGFTPEDSGGAIRFEKRDPLMPSAIRLGSASALALVQQSVVAAKLWRMRGGLGQDIHVDLGQAIRRLAPVSELKWEALNGFPPDMADPVVMAYLRFYPTKDGRHILPANIYPGLKSRMLAVLDCADNPAAVGRAIARYTADELEALGEQHGIVFAKVRSVDEFVETDVFEYLAARPLIEIEKVADSPPEPLPAFGTHPLSGIRALGMGHVIAGAGIGRSLAALGADCLNVWRVMEWEQAMLLATANVGVRSTRLQVKSDDGRRKLLELLRDADVFYANRRPGLLGRLGVDLESAIAVRPGIIHVTVSTHGEGGPWKNRVGFDQVGGTVSGMVAAEGTLQEPRLPPTGIVNDYLVAWLGATGAMTALARRAVEGGSYRVHVSLTRAAMWAITLGLFDPQFVKSAVGSGGEHELIDPQLFTSLTPLGIYQGVTENVTLSRTPHHYMNVLSPRGADQPVWLPKPQKVDISSLLRMFAR; this is encoded by the coding sequence ATGGAAACCACGAACGTCGAAGCGATGCGCGCAGCAATGAGGAGGGGCGTGCACGAGCGCACCTCGACGGCCGCATTCGATCTGCACGCCCATCTCCGCGGGATGCTCGCGCAGCTCGGTTTCACGCCAGAGGACAGCGGTGGCGCGATTCGCTTCGAAAAGCGCGACCCGCTCATGCCGAGCGCGATTCGCCTGGGCAGCGCCTCCGCGCTCGCGCTCGTCCAGCAATCCGTCGTCGCCGCCAAGCTCTGGCGCATGCGGGGCGGTCTCGGACAGGACATCCACGTCGATCTCGGCCAGGCGATCCGCCGGCTCGCCCCCGTCTCCGAGCTCAAGTGGGAGGCATTGAACGGATTCCCGCCGGACATGGCCGACCCCGTCGTCATGGCCTACCTGCGGTTCTACCCGACGAAGGACGGGCGCCACATCCTGCCGGCGAACATCTACCCCGGCCTCAAATCGCGAATGCTCGCGGTGCTCGACTGCGCCGACAACCCCGCGGCGGTCGGCCGCGCAATCGCTCGCTACACCGCCGACGAGCTGGAGGCGCTGGGCGAGCAGCATGGAATCGTGTTCGCGAAGGTCCGCTCGGTGGACGAGTTCGTCGAGACCGATGTCTTCGAATACCTCGCGGCGCGCCCGCTCATCGAGATCGAGAAGGTCGCCGATTCGCCCCCCGAGCCGCTTCCGGCGTTCGGCACGCACCCGCTCTCGGGCATCCGGGCGCTCGGGATGGGCCACGTCATTGCGGGCGCGGGGATCGGGCGCTCGCTCGCGGCGCTCGGGGCCGATTGCCTCAACGTCTGGCGCGTCATGGAGTGGGAGCAGGCCATGCTGCTCGCGACGGCGAACGTCGGCGTGCGATCGACGCGCCTGCAGGTCAAATCCGACGATGGCCGACGCAAATTGCTCGAGCTGTTGCGTGACGCCGACGTCTTCTATGCAAACCGCCGCCCGGGATTGCTCGGGAGGCTCGGCGTCGATCTCGAGAGCGCGATCGCGGTTCGCCCGGGGATCATCCACGTCACGGTCAGCACCCACGGGGAGGGCGGGCCCTGGAAGAACCGCGTCGGCTTCGATCAAGTGGGCGGCACGGTGAGCGGAATGGTCGCTGCCGAGGGGACGCTGCAGGAGCCGCGGCTGCCGCCGACGGGGATCGTCAACGATTACCTCGTGGCGTGGCTCGGCGCGACGGGCGCGATGACGGCGCTGGCGCGGCGCGCCGTCGAAGGCGGGAGCTACCGGGTGCACGTTTCGCTGACGCGCGCCGCCATGTGGGCGATCACGCTCGGCTTGTTCGACCCGCAATTCGTGAAATCGGCGGTGGGCTCCGGCGGCGAGCACGAGCTCATCGATCCGCAGCTCTTCACCTCGCTGACGCCGCTTGGCATCTACCAGGGCGTCACGGAGAACGTGACGTTATCGCGGACGCCGCACCACTACATGAACGTGCTCTCCCCCCGCGGCGCCGATCAGCCGGTGTGGCTGCCCAAGCCGCAGAAGGTCGACATCTCCTCGCTCCTGCGGATGTTCGCCCGGTGA
- a CDS encoding sensory rhodopsin transducer — MSKPVGCKRWAIAEGYIPETSNGPEPAMLSHETVCLLNASEHEAHVEITVYFSDRDPAGPYRITVAPRRTMHVRFNDLRDPEPIPKGTDYASVIESDVPIVVQHTRLDSRQAENALMTTMAYADRCGS; from the coding sequence ATGAGCAAGCCGGTCGGTTGCAAGCGCTGGGCGATCGCGGAGGGCTACATCCCCGAGACGAGCAATGGGCCCGAGCCCGCGATGCTGAGCCACGAGACGGTCTGCCTGCTCAATGCCTCGGAGCACGAGGCCCACGTCGAGATCACCGTGTATTTCTCCGATCGCGACCCGGCCGGGCCTTATCGCATCACGGTGGCGCCCCGGCGGACCATGCACGTGCGCTTCAACGACCTGCGCGATCCGGAGCCGATCCCGAAGGGCACCGATTACGCGAGCGTGATCGAGTCGGACGTGCCCATCGTCGTGCAACACACGCGGCTCGACTCGCGGCAAGCCGAGAACGCGCTGATGACGACGATGGCGTACGCCGATCGTTGTGGCTCGTAG